TACAATATTTGTATAATTTCTGGCGGCACTAATGAAGGTGTTCGTATTAGGTTGGAAGGATTAGGTGTTACAGATGTATTTTTAGGCTCCCACGACAAAATCCAGCAGCTAAACGAATACCTGTCTCAAAACAACATCAAATTGGAAAATGTGTTATATATGGGTGACGATATCCCAGACTACCCCGTTATGAAACTTGTTGGTCTGCCTTGCTGTCCGCAAGATGCGGTTCCTGAGATTAAAGTAATTTCAAAATATATCTCGCATAAAAATGGTGGTTATGGTGCTGTTCGCGATGTAATTGAGCAAGTTTTAAAAGTTCAAGATAACTGGCAAGGTAATTTTGATGCCAAATATGACTAATTCGCATTTAAAGAATTAAAAAATTAACGCTCCTTTAATCACCTACTAACAAACAAGTATGCAAAGTATTTTATCACTAATTCGTTGGAAAAATTTACTCATGATTGCCTTGGTGCAATTACTTATTAAATATGCTTTGCTGGAGTCCTTTGGTGTAACCATTACTTTGAACAGGTTTGGGTTTTCATTACTTATAATAGCAACACTATGTTTAGCGGCTGGTGGTAATATTATAAATGATATTTTTGATCAAGATACAGATGCTGTTAACAAACCCAAAAAGGTAATTGTTGGTAAATCCATTTCTGAAAAAACGGCTTACAGTCTTTTTATTGGCTTTAATGTCGTTGGTGTGCTAATTGGTTTCTATTTATCCCATTTGGTTGGCCGCTCCGGATTCTTTGCCCTTTTTGTCATTGTTTCTGGATTACTATATATTTATGCTTCCTATTTAAAGCAAATGATATTAGTTGGTAATATTGTTATTTCGGCATTAATTGCTTTAAGTATTATTATGGTAGGGTTATTTGAATTATTACCAGCCATTACACCTCAAAATCAAGAAACACAACTCACTTTTTTTAAAATTATATTAGATTATGCCCTGTTTGCTTTCTGCATTAATTTAATAAGAGAATTAGTAAAAGACATTGAAGATATTGATGGCGACTACAAAGTTGGTATGAACACACTACCTATTGCTATTGGTCGTGCTCGTGCAACACATGTTACGTTGGCACTAACGTTTATTCCCTTGGCTGCCGTTATCTATTATGTCATAACATATCTATATCACAACTTATGGATTGTGGGTTATTTTTTAATTTTTATAATAGCGCCATTAATTTATGTCATAATCCGTTTGTTTCAAGCTAAGCTAAAATCGGACTATAATTTTATTAGTAGTTTGCTTAAAATAATCATGCTCTTCGGAATGTTATCGCTGCTCATTTATAAATATAAACTTCTTGGATAATGCTCAACGAACAATTAAAAAACTTCAGACTTATTCTTGCTTCCGGCTCTCCGAGACGGCAGCAGTTTTTTAGGGAATTAGGCTTGGATTTTGAAATTATTCTAAAACCTATTAAAGAAGAATTCCCAGAACGTTTAAGCCATTTTGAAATCAGTGATTACTTGGCCCAGTTAAAATCCTTACCATTCAAAGCCGAATTAAATCCAAGCGAAGTTCTCATTACCAGTGACACCATAGTTTGGCACAATAATAAAGCGCTTGGAAAACCTAAAAATGCAGAAGATGCTTTTAATATGATTAAATCCATGAGCAATACAACGCATGAGGTAATTACTTCGGTTTGTTTTACTACCTCAAAAAAACAGAAAACTGTAAATGCTGTTACTAAAGTTACATTTAAAGCGTTAACAGAAGCGGAAATTAATTACTATATAAATACCTGTAAACCGTTTGATAAAGCGGGAGCTTACGGTATTCAAGAATGGATAGGGCAAATTGGTATTACCAAAATTGAAGGATCCTATTTTAATGTGGTTGGACTACCAACCCATGTTGTTTATCAAACCCTTCAGCAATTTATTTCTTCTTAAATATACCATAAATCGCATCTGTTTGTATGGTTTCTATGCTATCTTTGTCCACTTAATGTGTTAATCAATTATGTTATTATTTATACAGTTTTTTAAAAATTATGAATCGGAAATTTTAGGAAGTATTATCCTTCTTTTAGTTTTATTAATTATTCGGTATATAGCCCGAAAATTAATTAAAAAAATTGGCCATAAAGCTGGAATTAATGATGCAAGAATTCATCTAATTTCAAGGTATGCTACGGCCACGCTTATTTTAATTTGGCTCCTAATAGAAACTATTATTTTCGGTGCTCAATTTGAAGAAATTGCGGTTGTTTTTTCCTCCGTTTTTGCTGTCATAGGAATTGCGCTTTTTGCTATATGGTCTATTTTAAGCAATATTACATCCGGAATAATTATGTTTTTCAACTTTCCATATAAGGTTGGCGATAAAATCATGATTCACGATAAGGACTTCCCAATTGAGGCTATCATTGAGGATATTGCTGCGTTTCAACTGCATTTACGTTTGGATAATGGCGACTTGGTAACCTATCCAAACAACTTAATTCTACAAAAACCTGTTACGCTTCTAAAAAAGGATGCTATTGTTTTACCACAAGACGATGGCACTGATGCTGTATAATTTTTTCAAATAATTGTTGTAAATTTCAACATTATGGGTAAAAAAAGAACATCAAAGTATAAGAAACACGTTGGCAAATCGCCAGGAACTTTAATTTATACGGGAGATAAAACTGCACAAAAGCTTTTTATTGAGTCGTTTGATTATAATCCTGAATTTATCAATGAATTAGAACTTGAATTCATTGAGGACGCCTTTAAATTTAAGTCTACAGATTCCATTACTTGGATTAATATTAATGGCTTAAATCATATTGATGAAATTGAAAAAATAGGTGCGCATTACAATTTGCATCCCCTTGTATTAGAAGACATTGTCAATACGTCACAGCGACCAAAAATTGATGAATATGAAAATTACATTTTTGTATCCTTAAAAATGCTATATTATGATGTTGATGAAAATATTACTATAGAACAAGTCAGTTTTGTACTTGGAAAAAACTATGTACTAACTTTTCAGGAATCGGAAGGTGATGTTTTTGATACGGTTCGTGAACGATTGCGCGCCGGCAAAGGAAGAATCCGTACCATGGGTTCGGATTATTTACTGTATGCTTTAATAGACGCCGTGGTGGACCATTACTACATTGTTAGTGAAACCATGGGCAACAAAGTGGAAGATTTAGAGGATGTATTGTTTAGTGGGAATATTAAAGAAGATTTAAGTCAACAGGTATTAAGTCTTAAAAAGGAATTATTAAAAGTCCGTCGGTCTATTTTTCCCTTACGTGAAATAATTAGTCGTATTCTAAAAAGTGATAATACACTTATTCATAAAAAAACCATTCAGTTTTATGATGATGTATATGACCATATTATTCAATTATCCGACAGTATAGATATTTATCGCGAAATGATTTGGAGTTTAATGGATATGTACATGACCACTATTAGTAATAAAATGAATGAGGTCATGAAAGTACTGACTATTATAGCGACTATTTTTATCCCATTAACCTTTATAGCAGGTATTTATGGTATGAATTTCGATAATATGCCAGAACTTCATTTTGAAAATAGTTACTTTATACTATTGGGTATTATGTTCGTTATTTTTATTGGAATGGTTTACTACTTTAAACGCATGAAGTGGTTTTAATTTTCAACCATCCCTAAAATTTCTTGAAGAGTAATTCTGGTATTAATCTACTTTAAAACCTAAAGCAATATAAGGCTGACCATAATTTATAACAGGACCCCCTGATCCATAGAAATTAGAACTTTGAAAAACCACGTTTCCTTCCGTTATTGGGTATGGAACGGGAGAAAAATCGGTTTTTCTATATATCCGTCCTATAGTTTCATTTAAATTACCATAACCTGGCAAAATTGTTCTTCTTACGGTAATCTCATCACCAGACGAAACTATTACAGGTGTAATGGCTTGATAATCTAATGCTGTTTGAGAAAATGTATGGGTGCCAGAATAAGATGCACCAGAAGTATTATTAATAACCTCCATAGTATAGCCACCCGCATAAGCCGTTGCATTTTGATACCCTACAGAACAAATTTCGCCATTTGCATTTATAATTATATCATATTCATGCGTTTCTAAATCCATGGTTTCATATAAATCATAATCAATATTGGTCGCGAACACGGAATTAATCAAATTATCTACATAACTGTTTTCACATACATTGTTAATTGGGTCGTTGTCATCATCACAAGATACCAGCGCTTAAAAGCAACATGTAAAAAGTAGTAAAAGTTTATTTGTTTTTAAATTTTTCATGATTATTAGTTTTATTGTTACAACCTGATATCAATAAAACTTCAATTTTGTTACCCTCCTATTTATAGTTTTCGTTTTACGCATCTCAAAAAGTTAGTAGAATTCCCGTATATCATTGCGTTAAAAAAAACTTAAAGCCAAACATCTTATTAAGTCTTTATTATATTTGGTCTTTTAGCCAAAAGCCATTATGATAAAACTAGTACGTTTCCTATTTTTAATTCTAATAAGTACCACGCATTCCTACGCACAGCAACCCAAAAAACCTAATAGTTCGGAAATTTACGAGTCCATAAAAAAACTCAATTTTTTAGGGTCGGTTTTATATGTTGCTGCACATCCCGATGATGAAAACACACGACTTATTTCCTATATGGCAAATAACGTCAAAGCAAGAACCGCCTATTTATCCTTAACACGTGGTGATGGAGGCCAAAACCTCATTGGTCCAGAAATTCGGGAGCTTTTAGGTGTTATAAGAACGCAAGAACTCTTAACAGCTAGAGCGATTGATGGTGGTGAACAATTGTTTACTCGTGCTAACGATTTCGGGTATTCCAAACATCCCGATGAAACGTTGGCTATTTGGAATAAAGAAGCAGTTTTAAGTGATGTGGTATTGGCTATTCGTCAATTTCAACCAGATATTATCATAAATCGTTTTGACCACAGAAGTCCAGGAAGTACCCATGGTCATCATACTAGTTCGGCTATGTTGAGTTTGGAGGCTTTTGATTTAGCAAATGATGCTTCAATCTATCCGAATCAATTACAAACAACGGAAACTTGGCAAGTTCAACGTGCGTTTTTCAATACATCATGGTGGTTTTATGGCAGTCAAGAGAAGTTTGATAGAGCCGATAAGAGTAATTTAATTGGCTTGGATACCGGCATCTATTTTCCTTCAAGCGGTTTGAGTAACCCGGAAATTGCAGCCTTAAGCAGAAGTCAGCATAAATCGCAAGGTTTCGGAAATACTGGAACACGTGGTACCGAAATGGAATATATTGAATTGATAAAAGGTACCATGCCAACCACTCCAACCAATTTATTTGAAGGTATTGATACCAGTTGGAATCGTGTAAAAGGTGGTGCCAAGATTGGCATTATTCTTAAAGAGGTGGAAGCCAATTACGATTTTAAAAACCCAGCTACTTCCCTTCCAAAGTTGGTTAAAGCCTATAATGCCATTCAAGCTTTAGAAAATACGCATTGGAAAATTATTAAAACCAAAGAGATTAAAGCCATTATTGCGGCTTGCGCTGGTTTATTTGTAGAGGCTGTGGCGGAAACGAATCAAGCTACATCCGGTGAAAGTATTCAACTAAATTTAGAAGCTATTAATAGAAGTCCAGCAAAAATGACGTTGGTGTCATTCACCAATCCAGATGGATTAGAAGTTCCGAAAGGCATTGAACTAAATGAAAATGAATCCATAAAAATTCAAGAAATTTTTCACATACCAAGTACCGATAATGCGCCTGTAACAACACCTTATTGGCTCATTGAAAAAGGAAGTTTAGGCATGTATAAAGTTTCTGATAAATCTCTAATCGGCAAACCGGAATCACCAGATTATTTCAATGTCACCTTTCATATTAATATTGCTGGAACAAACATTCCATTCATGAAGCCCGTTGTTTATAAAACCAACGATCCTGTGAAAGGAGAAGTTTATAAGCCTTTTGAAATCATCCCAGAAGCGTCGGCTAGAATTGCCGAAAAAGTCATCATTTTTGAAACGGTTAACACAAAAGATATTCCTGTACATGTAAAAGCTGGACACGATAATTTGGAAGGAATGGTCCACTTATCAGTTCCTGACGGTTGGCGCGTTTCACCCGAAAATCACCAAGTAACTATTAGCAATAAAGGTGAAGAACAAACGGTTTTATTTTCCGTAACACCTCCCAACATTCAAAGTGAAGGATTCATAAAACCAATTATTACAATTAAAGGGAACATCTATTCCAATGAACTAATTGAAATTGATTACGATCATATTCCTTACCAAACCGTTTTATTGCCAAGCGAAAGTAAAGTGGTTCGTTTAGATATAAAGAAAAAAGGCGAAAACATTGCCTATATTGCGGGTGCTGGCGATGTTGTTCCAGAAAGTTTACAACAAATTGGGTATAACGTGACTACTGTATCACCTGA
Above is a window of Bizionia sp. M204 DNA encoding:
- a CDS encoding HAD family hydrolase, with the translated sequence METKSYKEYLEHITTFIFDVDGVLTDGTVTILTTGEMLRKMNIKDGYALKTAVNKGYNICIISGGTNEGVRIRLEGLGVTDVFLGSHDKIQQLNEYLSQNNIKLENVLYMGDDIPDYPVMKLVGLPCCPQDAVPEIKVISKYISHKNGGYGAVRDVIEQVLKVQDNWQGNFDAKYD
- a CDS encoding Maf-like protein encodes the protein MLNEQLKNFRLILASGSPRRQQFFRELGLDFEIILKPIKEEFPERLSHFEISDYLAQLKSLPFKAELNPSEVLITSDTIVWHNNKALGKPKNAEDAFNMIKSMSNTTHEVITSVCFTTSKKQKTVNAVTKVTFKALTEAEINYYINTCKPFDKAGAYGIQEWIGQIGITKIEGSYFNVVGLPTHVVYQTLQQFISS
- a CDS encoding PIG-L family deacetylase codes for the protein MIKLVRFLFLILISTTHSYAQQPKKPNSSEIYESIKKLNFLGSVLYVAAHPDDENTRLISYMANNVKARTAYLSLTRGDGGQNLIGPEIRELLGVIRTQELLTARAIDGGEQLFTRANDFGYSKHPDETLAIWNKEAVLSDVVLAIRQFQPDIIINRFDHRSPGSTHGHHTSSAMLSLEAFDLANDASIYPNQLQTTETWQVQRAFFNTSWWFYGSQEKFDRADKSNLIGLDTGIYFPSSGLSNPEIAALSRSQHKSQGFGNTGTRGTEMEYIELIKGTMPTTPTNLFEGIDTSWNRVKGGAKIGIILKEVEANYDFKNPATSLPKLVKAYNAIQALENTHWKIIKTKEIKAIIAACAGLFVEAVAETNQATSGESIQLNLEAINRSPAKMTLVSFTNPDGLEVPKGIELNENESIKIQEIFHIPSTDNAPVTTPYWLIEKGSLGMYKVSDKSLIGKPESPDYFNVTFHINIAGTNIPFMKPVVYKTNDPVKGEVYKPFEIIPEASARIAEKVIIFETVNTKDIPVHVKAGHDNLEGMVHLSVPDGWRVSPENHQVTISNKGEEQTVLFSVTPPNIQSEGFIKPIITIKGNIYSNELIEIDYDHIPYQTVLLPSESKVVRLDIKKKGENIAYIAGAGDVVPESLQQIGYNVTTVSPDDITPDNLNGFDAVVIGIRAYNTVETLKFKQYVLFDFVKNGGNMVVQYNTSRGLVTDELAPYTLELSRDRVTDEFAEVKFLAPNHPVLNVPNKITQTDFENWTQERGLYFPDKWSTDFTPILSMHDKGESAKKGSLLVAQYGKGYYIYTGLSFFREFPAGVSGAYRLFANILSLGK
- a CDS encoding geranylgeranylglycerol-phosphate geranylgeranyltransferase, coding for MQSILSLIRWKNLLMIALVQLLIKYALLESFGVTITLNRFGFSLLIIATLCLAAGGNIINDIFDQDTDAVNKPKKVIVGKSISEKTAYSLFIGFNVVGVLIGFYLSHLVGRSGFFALFVIVSGLLYIYASYLKQMILVGNIVISALIALSIIMVGLFELLPAITPQNQETQLTFFKIILDYALFAFCINLIRELVKDIEDIDGDYKVGMNTLPIAIGRARATHVTLALTFIPLAAVIYYVITYLYHNLWIVGYFLIFIIAPLIYVIIRLFQAKLKSDYNFISSLLKIIMLFGMLSLLIYKYKLLG
- a CDS encoding mechanosensitive ion channel domain-containing protein, with product MLLFIQFFKNYESEILGSIILLLVLLIIRYIARKLIKKIGHKAGINDARIHLISRYATATLILIWLLIETIIFGAQFEEIAVVFSSVFAVIGIALFAIWSILSNITSGIIMFFNFPYKVGDKIMIHDKDFPIEAIIEDIAAFQLHLRLDNGDLVTYPNNLILQKPVTLLKKDAIVLPQDDGTDAV
- the corA gene encoding magnesium/cobalt transporter CorA; protein product: MGKKRTSKYKKHVGKSPGTLIYTGDKTAQKLFIESFDYNPEFINELELEFIEDAFKFKSTDSITWININGLNHIDEIEKIGAHYNLHPLVLEDIVNTSQRPKIDEYENYIFVSLKMLYYDVDENITIEQVSFVLGKNYVLTFQESEGDVFDTVRERLRAGKGRIRTMGSDYLLYALIDAVVDHYYIVSETMGNKVEDLEDVLFSGNIKEDLSQQVLSLKKELLKVRRSIFPLREIISRILKSDNTLIHKKTIQFYDDVYDHIIQLSDSIDIYREMIWSLMDMYMTTISNKMNEVMKVLTIIATIFIPLTFIAGIYGMNFDNMPELHFENSYFILLGIMFVIFIGMVYYFKRMKWF